From one Luteipulveratus mongoliensis genomic stretch:
- a CDS encoding GMC family oxidoreductase N-terminal domain-containing protein, with the protein MSGTTYDHDVVVIGSGFGGAVAALRAAEKGYDVLVYEAGRRFEDDDFAKTSWNLPRYLWAPKLKCFGVQRIHKLPDAMILAGAGVGGGSLNYANTLYKPPSAFFKDQQWGHITDWDAELSPHYDTAKRMLGVVEENPCDGPIERLMKQTADDLGVGDTFRKTPVGVYFGESGTTVADPFFGGEGPERTGCTECGNCMVGCRVGAKNTLMKNYLALAESKGVEIRPKRTVVKLEPLGDKGFRVTTEETGAWVAKRRETVTAEQVVLAAGTWGTQTLLHTMRTNGVLPALSDRLGVLTRTNSEAIEGVAAVSVPEHMDVDKGVAITTSFHVDDRTHIENVRYGKGSNAMGLLQTLLVDGSKPPLQRAIQFGKDLAARPSANIRALVSPRWSERTVIALVMQSLDNSITVSTKRRLGRQVLTSRQGHGEPSPTYIPAGQRAVRAMAERFGAEARTEVVAGGNWAEVFGVPLTAHFLGGVVISDSPSEGVIDPYHRVWGYPGLHVTDGSAVSANLGVNPSLTITAQSERALALWPAKGQTDQRPAQGEPYRRIDAPPARVPGTDLGMPQMPAAG; encoded by the coding sequence CGTCCTGGTCTACGAGGCCGGGCGCCGGTTCGAGGACGACGACTTCGCCAAGACCTCGTGGAACCTTCCGCGCTATCTCTGGGCCCCCAAGCTGAAGTGCTTCGGTGTGCAACGCATCCACAAGCTGCCCGACGCGATGATCCTGGCCGGTGCAGGCGTGGGCGGCGGCTCGCTCAACTATGCCAACACCCTCTACAAGCCGCCGAGCGCGTTCTTCAAGGACCAGCAGTGGGGTCACATCACCGACTGGGACGCCGAGCTGTCCCCGCACTACGACACGGCCAAGCGGATGCTCGGTGTCGTCGAGGAGAACCCGTGCGACGGTCCGATCGAGCGGCTGATGAAGCAGACCGCGGACGACCTCGGCGTGGGCGACACCTTCCGCAAGACCCCGGTCGGCGTCTACTTCGGTGAGTCCGGCACGACGGTCGCCGACCCGTTCTTCGGCGGTGAGGGACCCGAGCGCACCGGCTGTACCGAGTGCGGCAACTGCATGGTCGGCTGCCGAGTCGGCGCGAAGAACACGTTGATGAAGAACTACCTCGCGCTCGCCGAGAGCAAGGGTGTCGAGATCCGCCCCAAGCGCACGGTGGTCAAGCTGGAACCGTTGGGAGACAAGGGTTTTCGCGTCACCACCGAGGAGACCGGCGCCTGGGTCGCCAAGCGTCGCGAGACGGTCACGGCCGAGCAGGTCGTGCTGGCCGCCGGCACGTGGGGCACGCAGACACTGCTGCACACGATGCGTACGAACGGAGTGCTGCCGGCGCTGTCAGACCGCCTCGGAGTCCTGACCCGCACCAACTCCGAGGCGATCGAGGGCGTCGCGGCGGTGTCGGTGCCCGAGCACATGGATGTCGACAAGGGTGTGGCGATCACGACGTCCTTCCACGTCGACGACCGGACGCACATCGAGAACGTGCGCTACGGCAAGGGGTCCAACGCGATGGGTCTGCTGCAGACCCTTCTCGTGGACGGCAGTAAGCCGCCGCTCCAACGCGCGATCCAGTTCGGCAAGGATCTGGCGGCGCGTCCGAGCGCCAACATTCGCGCCCTGGTGTCCCCACGATGGAGCGAGCGCACGGTGATCGCGCTGGTGATGCAGTCGCTCGACAACTCGATCACGGTGTCCACCAAGCGGCGGCTCGGTCGGCAGGTGCTGACCAGCCGGCAGGGACATGGCGAGCCGAGTCCGACGTACATCCCTGCGGGTCAGCGTGCCGTGCGAGCGATGGCCGAGCGGTTCGGTGCGGAGGCGAGGACCGAAGTGGTCGCCGGTGGCAACTGGGCCGAGGTGTTCGGGGTGCCGCTCACGGCGCACTTCCTGGGCGGCGTGGTCATCTCGGACTCCCCGTCCGAGGGCGTCATCGACCCGTATCACCGCGTGTGGGGCTACCCCGGTCTGCATGTGACCGACGGCTCCGCGGTGTCCGCCAACCTGGGTGTCAACCCGTCACTGACGATCACTGCTCAGTCGGAGCGGGCGCTGGCGCTGTGGCCGGCCAAGGGACAGACCGATCAGCGGCCGGCGCAGGGCGAGCCGTACCGCCGGATCGACGCGCCACCCGCGCGCGTCCCCGGCACCGACCTCGGCATGCCGCAGATGCCCGCCGCCGGCTGA
- a CDS encoding ABC transporter ATP-binding protein produces the protein MAAVREHTGALMRQHRRSLLSVIGLHALAAVAALATPRLVGNLVDDLTEGTTLSAINQVGILLAIAVVAQTILTWFARRASFVLGEAVFAQLRERFISRVMELPLSTVERAGTGDLVARTTNDVEALSYVVRFGIPSLFVAIVTTVLTLVAAFIVSPLVAVALLAGIPLLIVSTRRYLRLAPDGYLRERAAYAVGNGVITETVEGARTVDALGLATHRKRRIDGTIREMFDAEAYTLGLRLRWFPQVDLGILAPAAVALLWGGWLVFEGHASLGQVTTVVLYAQALAGPFDELLSWLDEIQVGATSLARVIGVEEVPPDREASGEQPKDARMAAEDVHYSYRAGRDVLRGIDLDLAPGERLAIVGPSGAGKSTLGRLMAGIDGPRQGRVDVGGVPLVDLPLDDLRGEVALVTQEHHVFVGTLRDNLLLARPDATDQVLWDALDAVDGATWAAELPDALGTAVGAGGQALTDAQSQQLALARLVLADPHTLVLDEATSLLDPRAARHLERSLNAVVSGRTVVAIAHRLHTAHDADRVAVVEDGLISEIGSHEELIEQNGAYAALWRSWRDEPENTPV, from the coding sequence ATGGCTGCGGTGCGCGAGCACACCGGCGCCCTGATGCGGCAGCACCGACGGTCGCTGCTCAGCGTGATCGGGCTGCACGCCCTGGCGGCGGTCGCGGCTCTGGCGACGCCACGACTGGTCGGCAACCTGGTCGATGACCTGACCGAGGGCACCACGCTGTCGGCGATCAACCAGGTCGGCATCCTGCTGGCGATCGCGGTCGTGGCTCAGACGATCCTCACGTGGTTCGCGCGACGCGCCTCGTTCGTGCTCGGCGAGGCGGTGTTCGCCCAGCTGCGCGAGCGGTTCATCTCGCGTGTGATGGAGCTGCCGCTGTCCACTGTGGAGCGCGCCGGCACCGGCGACCTGGTCGCCCGCACCACGAACGACGTCGAAGCCCTTTCGTACGTCGTGCGATTCGGCATCCCCTCGTTGTTCGTTGCCATCGTCACGACGGTCCTCACGCTCGTGGCCGCGTTCATCGTGAGCCCGCTCGTGGCCGTCGCGCTGCTGGCCGGGATCCCGTTGCTGATCGTGTCGACCCGTCGCTACCTGCGGCTGGCGCCCGACGGCTACCTACGCGAGCGAGCGGCGTACGCCGTCGGCAACGGAGTCATCACCGAGACCGTCGAGGGCGCGCGCACGGTCGACGCGCTCGGCCTGGCGACGCATCGCAAGCGTCGAATCGACGGGACGATCCGCGAGATGTTCGACGCGGAGGCCTACACGCTGGGGCTACGCCTGCGGTGGTTCCCGCAGGTGGACCTCGGCATCCTCGCGCCGGCCGCGGTCGCGCTGCTGTGGGGCGGCTGGCTGGTGTTCGAGGGGCACGCCTCGTTGGGTCAGGTCACGACGGTCGTGCTCTATGCGCAGGCGTTGGCCGGTCCGTTCGATGAGCTGCTCAGCTGGCTGGACGAGATCCAGGTCGGCGCCACGTCACTGGCGCGCGTCATCGGTGTCGAGGAGGTGCCGCCCGACCGTGAGGCGAGTGGCGAGCAGCCGAAGGACGCCCGGATGGCGGCCGAGGACGTGCACTACTCCTACCGAGCCGGGCGGGACGTACTGCGCGGGATCGACCTCGACCTCGCACCGGGCGAGCGCCTCGCCATCGTCGGGCCTTCCGGCGCGGGCAAGTCGACGCTCGGTCGTCTGATGGCCGGGATCGACGGGCCGCGACAGGGACGGGTGGACGTGGGCGGCGTACCTCTCGTCGACCTCCCCCTGGACGACCTGCGAGGCGAGGTCGCGCTGGTGACCCAGGAGCATCACGTGTTCGTCGGGACACTGCGGGACAACCTGCTGCTGGCCCGACCGGACGCGACCGATCAGGTGCTGTGGGACGCCCTCGACGCGGTCGACGGCGCAACGTGGGCGGCCGAGCTGCCGGACGCCTTGGGGACGGCCGTCGGTGCCGGCGGTCAGGCGTTGACCGATGCGCAGTCGCAGCAGCTGGCGCTGGCGCGGCTGGTCCTCGCCGACCCGCACACGCTGGTGCTGGACGAGGCGACATCGCTGCTCGACCCACGCGCGGCGCGCCACCTCGAGCGGTCGCTCAACGCGGTCGTGTCGGGTCGGACGGTCGTGGCGATCGCGCACCGGCTGCACACGGCGCACGACGCAGATCGGGTGGCGGTCGTCGAGGACGGTCTGATCTCCGAGATCGGTTCGCACGAGGAGCTGATCGAGCAGAACGGTGCGTACGCCGCACTCTGGCGCTCGTGGCGCGACGAGCCAGAGAACACGCCGGTCTAA
- a CDS encoding ABC transporter ATP-binding protein, producing the protein MQPLPYADPGTPDLRGPARFMFWVARGQRRSLTCGVLCGVTWMLSQALVPAALSRAIDEGIRAHDVSRLWLWAGAVLALAVVSAVSGTLRHRFAVENWLRAAFRAIQLIGWHSATRGAALPREVPPGQVVASVASDSMRLGASYDTFARFVGAIVSYFVVAVILLTSSVRLGLVVLLGVPLLLGTLTVVMRPLQRRQAAQREESGKLTELGADTVAGLRVLRGIGGEQTFLRRYEHQSQRVRASGVHVAGLQSTLDAAQVLLPGIFMLIVTWLGARSVHDGSLTPGQLVAFYGYAAFLVMPLRTATEMTDKAIRSLVASRKIINVLKVESDTPELPGDELPAGAAALADPTSGVRIEPGRMTAIVSERPEDTSALADRLGRFGPTPTDVTFGGTPIANVPVSQLRSRVVVSETDPRLFTGTLRDELDPSGQVSDKEMLAALEVASADDVLDALDGGLDAEVEERGRSFSGGQRQRLALVRALLTQAETLVLVEPTSAVDAHTEARIAGRLSDSRRGRTTVVMSASPLILDQADDVVLLIEGRELVRGTHAHLMATSPEYRRVVVRGEEDTPSNDADPQEVNSVVH; encoded by the coding sequence ATGCAACCTCTCCCCTATGCCGATCCCGGCACCCCCGACCTGCGCGGACCAGCCCGATTCATGTTCTGGGTGGCCCGTGGTCAGCGGCGATCCCTCACCTGCGGTGTGCTCTGCGGCGTCACCTGGATGCTGTCGCAGGCGCTGGTTCCCGCGGCGCTCAGTCGCGCCATCGACGAGGGGATCCGGGCGCACGACGTGTCCCGGTTGTGGCTGTGGGCGGGCGCGGTGCTGGCGCTCGCAGTCGTGTCCGCGGTCAGCGGCACGCTGCGTCACCGGTTCGCGGTGGAGAACTGGCTGCGCGCGGCCTTCCGCGCCATCCAGCTCATCGGCTGGCACTCCGCGACGCGTGGCGCCGCCCTCCCCCGCGAGGTGCCGCCGGGCCAGGTCGTCGCGAGTGTCGCGTCGGACTCGATGCGGCTCGGGGCGTCGTACGACACCTTCGCCCGCTTCGTGGGCGCGATCGTGTCCTACTTCGTCGTCGCGGTGATCCTGCTGACGTCGTCCGTACGCCTGGGCCTGGTCGTCCTGCTCGGCGTCCCCCTCCTGCTCGGGACCCTGACCGTCGTGATGCGTCCGCTCCAACGGCGCCAGGCCGCGCAGCGCGAGGAGAGCGGCAAGCTCACCGAGCTCGGCGCCGACACGGTGGCGGGTCTGCGGGTGCTGCGCGGTATCGGTGGCGAGCAGACGTTCCTGCGCCGCTACGAGCACCAGTCGCAGCGGGTCCGGGCCAGCGGCGTGCACGTCGCGGGTCTGCAGTCGACGCTCGACGCAGCGCAGGTGCTGCTACCCGGGATCTTCATGCTGATCGTGACCTGGCTCGGTGCGCGTTCCGTTCACGACGGATCGCTGACACCAGGTCAGCTGGTGGCGTTCTACGGCTACGCCGCGTTCCTGGTGATGCCGCTGCGTACGGCGACCGAGATGACCGACAAGGCCATCCGTTCGCTCGTCGCGTCGCGCAAGATCATCAACGTCCTCAAGGTCGAGAGCGACACACCTGAGCTGCCCGGTGACGAGCTGCCGGCAGGTGCCGCCGCGCTCGCGGACCCGACCTCCGGCGTACGCATCGAACCGGGTCGCATGACGGCGATCGTGTCCGAACGACCCGAGGACACTTCCGCACTCGCTGACCGTCTCGGTCGCTTCGGACCGACGCCGACGGACGTGACGTTCGGTGGTACGCCGATCGCGAATGTGCCTGTGTCACAGCTGCGTTCGCGGGTGGTCGTGTCCGAGACGGACCCGCGTCTGTTCACCGGCACGTTGCGCGACGAGCTCGATCCGTCCGGTCAGGTCAGCGACAAGGAGATGCTGGCTGCGCTGGAGGTCGCGAGCGCCGATGACGTGCTCGATGCTCTCGACGGCGGCTTGGACGCCGAGGTCGAGGAGCGCGGCCGGTCGTTCTCCGGCGGGCAGCGGCAGCGGTTGGCGCTGGTCCGAGCGCTGCTGACCCAGGCGGAGACGCTCGTCCTGGTCGAGCCGACGAGTGCGGTCGACGCCCACACCGAGGCACGTATCGCCGGGCGTCTGTCCGATTCGCGACGCGGTCGGACGACGGTCGTGATGTCGGCCAGCCCGCTCATCCTCGACCAGGCGGACGACGTGGTCCTGCTCATCGAGGGCCGCGAGCTGGTTCGCGGAACCCATGCACATCTGATGGCGACATCGCCGGAGTACCGGCGGGTCGTCGTACGAGGCGAAGAAGACACGCCGTCCAACGATGCGGACCCCCAGGAGGTGAATTCCGTTGTCCACTAA
- a CDS encoding SURF1 family protein — protein sequence MLQTALRPRNLALLTLAVVAAVVFVLLGRWQWGVAQDDARAKALRDGPRHPVVQLTDYVQPHQPFPKGGSLRRVEASGTYDSAHQVLVPDRRLAGKKGLWVVTPLVVDGTGARLAVVRGFVTSADQATPPVVRGKVTIVGALAPTESPSEATDYPSGQIGSVDVPSMLNTWGGDAYNAFVFGMSESPSATTVAITKVPPPSPEAGNRDWRNVGYAFQWWAFAAFALYFWWRSVKEDRRDELAAEQAHNEGAPDPAPDQPAPDHPAPDHPAPAKDLHV from the coding sequence GTGCTGCAGACCGCTCTCCGACCGCGCAACCTCGCGCTGCTGACGCTCGCCGTCGTCGCAGCCGTGGTGTTCGTGCTCCTCGGGCGCTGGCAGTGGGGCGTCGCGCAGGACGACGCTCGGGCCAAGGCGCTGCGCGACGGACCGCGGCACCCCGTCGTCCAGCTGACCGACTACGTCCAGCCGCACCAGCCGTTCCCCAAGGGAGGCTCGCTGCGCCGGGTCGAGGCGAGCGGCACGTACGACTCCGCTCACCAGGTCCTCGTCCCCGACCGCCGGCTCGCGGGCAAGAAGGGTCTCTGGGTCGTGACCCCGTTGGTCGTCGACGGCACGGGAGCCCGGCTGGCTGTCGTACGCGGTTTCGTCACCTCCGCAGACCAGGCCACGCCACCCGTCGTACGCGGGAAGGTCACCATCGTCGGCGCGCTCGCTCCCACCGAATCACCTTCAGAGGCAACGGATTACCCGTCCGGACAGATCGGCTCGGTCGATGTCCCTTCGATGCTCAACACGTGGGGCGGCGACGCGTACAACGCGTTCGTGTTCGGGATGAGCGAGTCACCGTCGGCCACCACGGTGGCCATCACCAAGGTGCCGCCGCCGAGTCCCGAGGCCGGCAACCGCGACTGGCGCAACGTCGGCTACGCGTTCCAGTGGTGGGCCTTCGCGGCGTTCGCCCTCTACTTCTGGTGGCGCAGCGTCAAGGAGGACCGCCGTGACGAGCTCGCGGCGGAGCAGGCGCACAATGAGGGCGCACCTGACCCAGCACCTGACCAGCCAGCACCTGACCACCCAGCACCTGACCACCCAGCCCCTGCCAAGGACCTTCATGTCTGA
- a CDS encoding DUF3817 domain-containing protein gives MSDVAPSGQPAATATIDAEKARKKLTFFKVMAFIVGIGLLILCAEMVLHYGFDNEALDWWPQPHGFIFIVYVLATVLLGFEVRWPLSKTVLVVLAGCVPFLSFWVERKISREVETTLHA, from the coding sequence ATGTCTGACGTCGCCCCCTCGGGCCAGCCCGCCGCCACCGCCACGATCGATGCCGAGAAGGCACGCAAGAAGCTCACGTTCTTCAAGGTGATGGCGTTCATCGTCGGCATCGGCCTGCTCATCCTGTGCGCCGAGATGGTGCTGCACTACGGCTTCGACAACGAGGCGCTGGACTGGTGGCCGCAGCCGCACGGCTTCATCTTCATCGTCTACGTCCTCGCGACCGTGCTGCTCGGCTTCGAGGTCCGCTGGCCGCTCAGCAAGACAGTCCTCGTGGTGCTGGCCGGCTGCGTACCTTTCCTGTCGTTCTGGGTCGAGCGCAAGATCTCCCGTGAGGTGGAGACCACGCTGCACGCCTGA